TCGAGCACGGTCGCGCCGAGCCACCGGTCGTCCGTGCTCGCGAAGTCGAGGTCGGTCGTCACCACGACGGCGCCGCGCTGCGCATCCGCGCGCGACCCTGTCACGTGCGCGAGCCAGGGCTCCTTGGTCGACCCGTAGGCGGACTCCAGCCACGACGCCATCTCCTCGGCCTTGGCGGGAGCCGCGGGCAGCTCGGATGCAGCGGGGACCGATCCGAGCGACGCTGAGACCGGCATGTCCTGCTCGCCGAAGATGTAGAGGATGCCGTCGAACGGCGCAGCCGTGGCGGTCGACGCACGGGCCATGATGTCGGACAGCGCGACGTCGCGCTCGGCGTTCGCCATGCTCGTGCGCACGTAGACGACCGGCACGCCGAGACGCGTCGTCTGGTCGACGGTGGTCACCTTCGCGTACCAGGGCGCGCCGCCCAGCGTCGCGTCCATCCACGACTTGAAGTCGGCCGCGGGCTTGGTGTCCCAGCCGCCGGGTGACTCGGCCTTCGCGCAGCCGCCGCCCGAGCAGCCGGCTGCCAGCGCGGCGAGCGCAGCCATGGCCACCAGGACGTACAGGGTCCGCTTCATCTTCACGAGCCTTCCTTCGCGACGGGATCGTTCACGGCCGGTCGGGGAACGCGAGCGAGGCGACGAACACCTCCCGGAACCGCGGATGCGGCGCCAGGTCGAGCGTGCGGGCTGCTGCGGCGACCACCTCGGCCGCCTCGCGTGCCGCGGGACTCGCCAGCACCGCGACGGCACCCGCGAGCGACGTGTTGCCGGCAGCGTGCACGCGGCCCGCCCAGGACTCGTCGAGCACGCCGAGCCGCAGCAGCGAGCGCTCGCACGCATGGTAGCCGAAACCGCCGGCGATACGTACGCGCGGCACCGAGCCGCGCGGGACGCGCGCTTCCTCGAGCAACAGCGTGCACGCGGCCCGCACGGCGCCGCACGCGAGCTGCACCGCGCGAACGTCCCCCTGCGTGAGCACGACGCCGTCGGCGACCTCGAACACCACCTCACCGTCACGTTCGCGTGCGCGCGCACCGAGCGGCCCGGCGGCGCGCATGCGCCCCTCGCTGTCGAGGATGCCGGCGTCGAGCAGCGCTGCGACGAGGTCCAGCAATCCGCTGCCGCAGATGCCGCGCGCCGGAGCGCCGCCGACCGTCCCGACGGCGAGGCGCCCGTCGGCCCACTGCACCCGCTCGATCGCCCCGTCCTCGGCGCGCATCCCGCACTCGATCGCGCCGCCCTCGAACGCCGGACCGGCCGCGGCAGAGGTCGCCAGCAGGCCGTCGCCGGTCGCGAGCAGCACCTCGCCGTTGGTCCCGAGATCGACCAGCAGCGTCCCGCGCGGCGCGTCGGCAAGCCGGGTGACGACCGCGCCCGCGACGGCGTCGCCGCCGACGAACGCCGAGACCGCCGGGAGCGACGAGACGCGCACCTCACCGAGGGCGCCCATGCCGAGCGATGCGGCCGTTCGCCGCATCGGCGCCGTGAGCGCGCCCGCGTACGGCGCGGCGGCAAGCGGTGAAGGGTCGATGCCGTAGAGCAGGTGGGTCATCGCGGGGTTGCCCGCGGTCACGACCTCGAGCAGCGCGGCCGGCGATGCGCCTTCGCGCGCGAGCAGCCCGGTCACGAGAGCCTCGACGGCGCCGGCGACGGACGCCTGCAGCGCCTCGACGCCCCGCGTGCCCGCCGCCGCGACGCGTGCGAGCACGTCCGCACCGAACGCCGCCTGCGGGTTGTCGGCCGCGGCGGTGGCGAGCACATCACCGTTGCGCAGGTCGACGAGCGCCGCGGCCAGCGTGGTCGTGCCCACGTCCACGGCGGCCCCGAGCGTGCGCGCGCCCGTCGCCTCGTGCCGCTCGCCCGGCGCCGCGACGGGGTAGCCCTCGACGGCCGCCGAGGTGACCGCACGCGTGGCGCCCGCGACGCGAGCGGACACCGGGCGGACCGTCACCGCGCCGAGTACGCGCGCCCGGCATGCCAGCCGCACGCCGCGCGCGAGGTCGGCCGCGGAAAGCGCACGGCGCTCGTCGGCGGTCGGCTCGGAGACGTCGCCCTCGGCCACGACCGCGCACCCACCGCACACGCCGGTGCCGCCGCAAGGGACCTCGACACGCACGCCCGCGACGCGCGCGACTTCAGCGACGGTCGAACCTACGGCCGCCGACACGACGGCGCCTTGCGGGTGGAAGGTGACGGTTGCGCGGTCCACGGCGCTCCTCGCGGCATACTGGTGGACAGCCTGCCTGCGGCCATTGTAGCGACGCCGGTGCGCACGCGAGCGCTCCGACAGCGCGCTACCGCTCGACGCCCACGACCTCGAACGCCACGACGGACCCGCCGGGCGCGCCGCCCTGCGACAGCATGGTGGTCGAGCTGACCGACAGCACGGTCGTCTCGCCGTCGGGCCACAGGATGCGCTGGGTGACGTCCGAGCCGGTCACCGACGCGATGGCCGGGAGACGTCCTGGCTCGCCCGAGCCCTGCGGGCTGCCGTCCGCATCGACGGCCACCCAGTCGGCGGGGCGCTGCGTGCCGGTGCTCGCGTCCTCTGAGACCATGAGGATACGCCGCGCGGCCGAGTTCGCGAACGTCACGCGGCCGGTGTCGTCGACGATGACGATGCCGCACGGCACGGTGTCGATCACCGAGAGCATCATCTCGTGCTGGCGATCGAGCGCCCAGAACGCCCGCCCGCGCTCGTTGAGCAGCGAGCGCATGTACGCCTGGTGCGCGGCGTACGCGAGCAGCGGCACGAACAGCAGCTCCATGTAGTCCTCGTACACGTCGAGCGCGGCGGTGACGCCGAGGTCCTCGAGCGTGTTCGAGACGCCGACCATCGCGTAGAGTGCCATCGCGGCGAACAGGAACCCGCGCGACCAGGTGTCGAACACCCCGCGCTTGGCCGGCCGCGCCAGCAGGACGAGCACCGCCGAGGCGGCGAACGCGATCGTCGAGATGATATCCGCCAGCGGGACCAGCGCGTTCATGCCGCCGCCCCCCAGCTCGTGCGCATCGCGATGATGCCTCGCAGGAAGAGCAGGCCGGAGGCCGCATAGCCGAGATGCTCGAGGAAGTTGAGCAGGTCGGGAGCTGCGAACCCCTCCGCGATCGTGAAGACGTACGAAGCGAGCATCACGGCGAACGCGGCGTAGAACCACTCACGTCCTCGGACGCGCGCCCTCGAGGCCGCGCGAAGGCACAGCGGCGCGAGGACCAGCGCCAGCGCTAGGCTCACGACCTCGTTCGGCTGCACTACCTCACCCCCGCGGCCGACCTCCCTCGTACCATTCTACGCAGGTGAGGGCGCTCCCGACGAGGTCCGGCCGCTACTCCCGCTCCTCGGCGACGACGGCGCCGTCGCTCACGCCGAGGCGGACCAGGCGCACCTCGCCGAGCGGCGGCAAGGCCACCTTCGCGAGCACGAGCCCCGACACGAGGTCCTCGGTGTAGTGCTCGACCTCGATGAGGTCCGACAGCTTCGACGTCTCTTTGAGCAGCAGGTCGACCACGCCATCGTCCCACGTGATCTTGAGCCCGCGCTTCTCGAAGCGCTGCGTCACCTTCGGCAGAACGGAATCGCGCAGGTAGACATCCTTGCTCGCATCGGTCACGGCGACGAGGTCCGAGAGCACCATGTCCATCTGCCGGCACAGCGCCCGCCCGAGGACCGCCTCGGCCAGTGCGGCCGCATCGGTCGCCACGCGCTCAGGCGCGTCGCCCCTGCCGAAGACCGAGCCCAGGGGGACCTTCCGCGCCTCGGGCGTATCCGCCGAGACGGGCACGAGGACCACGGCGTCGCTCAGGTAGTAGCGGCCGCCCGCGCTGTCCTCGATGAAGCCCTGCGCGAGCCCGTTGGCGAGCACCTCGCCGACGACCGCGTGGCACACGTCGGCGCCCTCGACCACGACGACGGTGCACGGGGTGACCGCGAGCTCGTGGATGGGCAGCGCGCCGCCGAAGCCGATGTAGCCCGGCGGCGGACCGATGAGCGAGTTGACGGACTCCTCGTCGCGCATCTGGTTGAGGTCCAAGTCCAGGATCCGGTCGGGCGAATCGAACAGCGCGCGGGACAGCGCACGCGCGATCTCGACGGTGTGCATCGCCGCGTCTCCGACGAGCGCGGCCACGAGATTCGGCCGGCACGCGTCGACGTCGAGCGCGTTCAAGGTCGTGTTCAGGCGCCCGATCACCTTCTCCGCAGACGCCGTGTCCGCCACGCCGAGCGCCGCGAACTCCTTGCGCAGGCGCGTGAGCGCCTCGGCCGGCGGGAGCGGGTGTCCGGCGAGGCGCGAGGTGACCTCGCTGGCGTTCTCGGTCGTCACGGCCGTCTCACCGCCTGCAACGGCGTGTGCGACCACCTGCTCGAGCAGGTCGAGCGCCTTGTCGGGGAAGGTGCGCGAGCGCAGATACTCGTCGGCGAAGTTCACGAGGCCTGACAGGATGTCGTCGCTGACCTCGACACCTCGCTTGTCCTTGAGCGCGTCGCGGCGCAGCTTCAGCACCTCGAGCGCTTGCTCCGGGCCCATCTCCTTCACGGGGATCGGCTGGAAGCGCCGTGACAGCGCCTTGTCCTGCTGGATGTGACGCCGGTACTCGTCGTCCGTGGTCGCGGCGATGACGGCGATCTCACCGCGGGCGAGCGTGGGCTTGAGCATGTCGGCCATGCCGCCCTGCGACCCGCCCGCGCCCATGACGGTGTGCGCCTCGTCGATGAAGAGGATCACGTCGGGCTGGGACGCCTCGGCGATGATCTTGCGCATCCGCTCCTCGAAACTGCCGACGAGGCTCGTGCCGCTGACGAGCGATGACGTCTCGATCGCGAGCACGCGCACGCCCTTGAGCAGCTCGGGGACATCCCCTGACGCGACCTTGCAGGCGAAGCCCTCGACGATGGCGGTCTTGCCGGAGCCGGCGGCGCCGATGAGCAGCGGGTTGCGCTTCTCGGTGCGGCAGAGCACCTCGACCACCGTCTGGATCTCGGCGTCGCGGCCGTAGATGCCACGGACGCGGCCCGAGCGCACATCGGCGGTCAGGTCGCGCCCGAACTGGTTGATGG
This region of Actinomycetota bacterium genomic DNA includes:
- a CDS encoding PAS domain-containing protein — its product is MNALVPLADIISTIAFAASAVLVLLARPAKRGVFDTWSRGFLFAAMALYAMVGVSNTLEDLGVTAALDVYEDYMELLFVPLLAYAAHQAYMRSLLNERGRAFWALDRQHEMMLSVIDTVPCGIVIVDDTGRVTFANSAARRILMVSEDASTGTQRPADWVAVDADGSPQGSGEPGRLPAIASVTGSDVTQRILWPDGETTVLSVSSTTMLSQGGAPGGSVVAFEVVGVER
- a CDS encoding DUF4445 domain-containing protein: MSERSRAHRRRYNGRRQAVHQYAARSAVDRATVTFHPQGAVVSAAVGSTVAEVARVAGVRVEVPCGGTGVCGGCAVVAEGDVSEPTADERRALSAADLARGVRLACRARVLGAVTVRPVSARVAGATRAVTSAAVEGYPVAAPGERHEATGARTLGAAVDVGTTTLAAALVDLRNGDVLATAAADNPQAAFGADVLARVAAAGTRGVEALQASVAGAVEALVTGLLAREGASPAALLEVVTAGNPAMTHLLYGIDPSPLAAAPYAGALTAPMRRTAASLGMGALGEVRVSSLPAVSAFVGGDAVAGAVVTRLADAPRGTLLVDLGTNGEVLLATGDGLLATSAAAGPAFEGGAIECGMRAEDGAIERVQWADGRLAVGTVGGAPARGICGSGLLDLVAALLDAGILDSEGRMRAAGPLGARARERDGEVVFEVADGVVLTQGDVRAVQLACGAVRAACTLLLEEARVPRGSVPRVRIAGGFGYHACERSLLRLGVLDESWAGRVHAAGNTSLAGAVAVLASPAAREAAEVVAAAARTLDLAPHPRFREVFVASLAFPDRP
- a CDS encoding ATP-dependent Clp protease ATP-binding subunit: INQFGRDLTADVRSGRVRGIYGRDAEIQTVVEVLCRTEKRNPLLIGAAGSGKTAIVEGFACKVASGDVPELLKGVRVLAIETSSLVSGTSLVGSFEERMRKIIAEASQPDVILFIDEAHTVMGAGGSQGGMADMLKPTLARGEIAVIAATTDDEYRRHIQQDKALSRRFQPIPVKEMGPEQALEVLKLRRDALKDKRGVEVSDDILSGLVNFADEYLRSRTFPDKALDLLEQVVAHAVAGGETAVTTENASEVTSRLAGHPLPPAEALTRLRKEFAALGVADTASAEKVIGRLNTTLNALDVDACRPNLVAALVGDAAMHTVEIARALSRALFDSPDRILDLDLNQMRDEESVNSLIGPPPGYIGFGGALPIHELAVTPCTVVVVEGADVCHAVVGEVLANGLAQGFIEDSAGGRYYLSDAVVLVPVSADTPEARKVPLGSVFGRGDAPERVATDAAALAEAVLGRALCRQMDMVLSDLVAVTDASKDVYLRDSVLPKVTQRFEKRGLKITWDDGVVDLLLKETSKLSDLIEVEHYTEDLVSGLVLAKVALPPLGEVRLVRLGVSDGAVVAEERE